CCAAGAAGAAGGGCCGTTAAGATATGGCACGTTCTGTATGGAAAGGGCCTTTTGTCGACTCTTATGTCCTCAAGAAGGCTGAGAAGGCTCGCGAAGCGGGCAAAAACGAAGTGATCAAGATCTGGTCGCGCCGTTCGACGATCCTGCCCCAGTTCGTGGGCCTGACCTTCGGCGTCTACAACGGTCAGAAGCACATCCCCGTCAACGTGACGGAGGACATGATCGGCCAGAAATTCGGTGAATACGCGCCGACCCGTACCTACTACGGGCACGCCGCGGACAAGAAAGCGAAGCGGAAGTAAGTCATGGGCAAGGAAAAGAACCCCCGCCGCGTGGCTGACAACGAAGCGATGGCGAAACTCCGCATGCTTCGCACCAGCCCGCAGAAACTCAACCTCGTGGCGCAGATGATCCGCGGCAAGAAGGTGGAAAAGGCCCTGGCCGATCTGACCTTCTCGAACAAGCGGATCGCGGTGGACGTGAAGAAATGCCTTCAGTCGGCCATCGCCAACGCCGAGAACAACCACAACCTCGACGTCGATGAACTCATCGTCGCCGAAGCCTATGTGG
The Maritimibacter sp. DP1N21-5 DNA segment above includes these coding regions:
- the rpsS gene encoding 30S ribosomal protein S19 yields the protein MARSVWKGPFVDSYVLKKAEKAREAGKNEVIKIWSRRSTILPQFVGLTFGVYNGQKHIPVNVTEDMIGQKFGEYAPTRTYYGHAADKKAKRK
- the rplV gene encoding 50S ribosomal protein L22: MGKEKNPRRVADNEAMAKLRMLRTSPQKLNLVAQMIRGKKVEKALADLTFSNKRIAVDVKKCLQSAIANAENNHNLDVDELIVAEAYVGKNLIMKRGRPRARGRYGKIMKPFSEITIKVRQVEEQA